From the genome of Tripterygium wilfordii isolate XIE 37 chromosome 6, ASM1340144v1, whole genome shotgun sequence:
AGTCATAATTGGGTTTCTGGTTGTATAAAATCTCAAGGGGACTTCTCTTGTCTAAGACTCGAGAAGGTAACCTATTGATTAAGTGCACTGCAGTCTTAAAACAGTAGTTCCAATATTCTTTTGGAAGTGCTGCCTGCAGTTTAATAGCTCTACTAACATTAAGAATGTGTTGATGTTTTCTTTcaactaccccattttgttgggggtaTAAGGGCAAGTCTTTTTGTGAATAATTCCTTCCATTTTAAAATACTCATTCATGTGGAATTCCAGTCCATTATCAGACCTAAGAATTCTAATCTTACTGTTAAACTGAGTCTTTACATAATTGTTAAAATTTTGAATGTGATTCATTGTTTCTGATTTATTCTTCATTAAAATGACCCAAGTAGCTCTTGAGAAATCATCTAttattgttataaaatatttgaATCCTTCTACAGACATTGTCCCATTGGGACCCCAGATATCTACATGTATTACATCAAAAGGATTCTGGGTTTTAGTTTGACTAAGAGAAAAGGATGATCTTTTCATCTTGGCCATAATACATATAGAACAATCTTCACAATTTTCTACAAAATCTTCTCTTATCAATCTTGAAATCCTAGCTGAAGGGTGACCTAATCTCTTGTGCCAAATCTGGTTCTTCTTCTGGATTGCACTAACCATAGCAAAATTTCTCTTCTCAGGTCTTAGTCCTTCATCTAGGTAGTATAGATCATTATGCATTGTTCCCATCCCAGTGTTCCTCAATGTGATTGTATCCTGCAATTGACATGAGTTTTCATTGAAAATCAGCTTATAAGGCTTATTCCTAACTAATTTACTAGCAGATATCATGTTGAAGTTGAAATCCTTAACATGTAGCACATCTGTTAACGTTAATCCATTCTTTAACTTGACTTCACCTATGTAATCAATCTCATGTCTTTTTCCATTTGGCAGAGTCACATATGAGTTATGCAAACGTTtatatgaatgaaaataatcatgCATTCATACCACATGACCAGATGCTCCTGTATCTATGATCCAATTATGTTTCAAAACAAAGTTACCTCCCACTATTGAGATAGAAGTAGTGTGATTAGTGGAGTTTGTTGTTGGCATATTTGCCTTCAAAAGTGCAAGAAGCTGCTGACATTGATCCCCTGATAGTTAGAATCCAGCTCCTTGGTTGTTCTGAACATTAGCTTCCACTTGGTTAATGTTTTTCCTTTCTGAAAAATTTGCTCCTCCTTGCTTGGgccttttgttttgaatttcatattCTAGAGGATAGCCAACAAACTTGAAACATTTATCAACATTGTGATTCGTCTTCTTGCAGTATTtgcagaagagcttttctctttcattttgGGATCTCTTTGGTCCCTTGTAATCTCTATTTGAATTCTGAGAGCTCCTACTGGAACCTTGGACAGCCATTGTCAAGGACTCTTGTACATTTGAATCTGTGCTTTGTTTCTTTCCATCTTGATTAACTGTGAGTCTTTTCTCGACCTGGCTACCTGAGCAAAAGCCTTGTTCACATCAGGCAATGGATCCATCAGCAAAATTTGATTAGTGACATGTTCAAATGAGCCATTTAGACCTATAAGAAACTGCATTAATCTATCCTTGCTCTGCTCTGCCAGAGAAATTTTGTCCATGCCACAAGTACACTTTCCACATTTGTAGTTTGGAACTTGCTTGTATTGATACAGCTCATCCCAAAGTGCCTTTATCCTTGCATAATATTCTGTTACAGTAGAGTTTTCCTGCTTGATAGTGGCAATAGCTCTTACCAATTCGAAATCCCTTGTTGGGTTGGCAGAGGAGTACCTATTCTTCAAATCTGTCCATAACTCAAAAGCAGTCTTTGAAGTAGAAACACTGATCTGGATATCTACAGACAAACAATTGGTGATCCAAGTCTTTACCAAACTATCACATTGCATCCAATCTTGGAATGAAACATCATTTTCTTTTGGAGTTGCCAGCGAGCCATCAACGAAACACATCTTGTTTCTAGCCTTGATGGCGTTCTCTAACTGATTGTTCCACAAGTGGAAATTTCCTCCCGTTAAAGTGAGGTTGATAAGATTTGATGTGAAATCTGAATGAGTCAAGTAATATGGATTTCTGAAAGGGTTTTGAGGTTGATTTATCTACTGGGATGAAggatttgaaaataaatttggGAAGCTTCCCAGTATTGAACCAGCAGGTTGTTTTGAAGAAGCAGGGTTTGGGCTGGTGCCCAGAACTCCATTTTGATTAAGAGCCATTGagcgctccgataccatgaaataTTCTTAAGAGACGAGTAGAATGCAGggaacagaagaagaagaaggaggaggttGGGAGAAGAAGAGATACTTGTAATTCGTATTcatcaaaattaacaaagaaaagaagtacAGAGATACAAATAGAAGTCAGATGACTAACGATCATCTGACtttgaatataaaataaaataatacaaatgAAGTGATGTGAAACTGTAATAAACACAGAGAACACGATGTCGTTCAGGAGAGGTAAACGACAGCGTATGAAGAAGAAAGTGAAACGGCATAGTTTCAATAAATTCTAACAGTTCATTCTAAGGAAAATGTGTGATGTCACTTTCTGATGAATCTGACCCAGAAAGTgcggaaaagaagaaagaaaatcagaAACTACGATACGAGTTTGAGCTCAAAGTCAATAATACTAGACGGGGACGTTCTTGTCGCAGCTACAAGTCAATACCATATCCTGACCTGGGCAACTGGCCAGGCGCATTTAGGGATGCTTGCGGTGATTAGCTGTACTAGAATATTTAGAAACGAGTTTGGAAGTATCCACTGAAATTGATGTCAACCACGTGGCCTTAACCAATATCCATATAGAATGGTGGAGTGGAGTGGACTGACGGACACTCACCAAACAATCAAAATCCTTGTATGATTGCGAGCAATGACTACATTTTAGGTAAGAGGGCTCCACAACCAAGCACTCACACCTCTTTTTGCACTTCCACAATATATGGTCAACTTTAATATGGCCCAACTTAATGGCCTCGTCGAACATGCACCAAATGTTGGCCAcgactattattattttttcaaacgATAATCCACTCAATTAAGGGACCATCCATTCTAGATATGCGACCCGACATATTTCAGACTTATCACGAGTCTGATCTGTAAATGAGATTTGATTCTGAGACTGTATGCCTAACGGCATGTCCTAACAGTCGTCCAATATTACTGAGAATTTCCTCAAATGTTAGTTGTGATTgttttttatgattattattattatttcataaaagagaACCCACCCAAAAGATGATCCACTTTAGAACTAGCAGTACGACCCAACACATATTTTAGGTCTTATTAATAAGAAAATccttaaaaaaacaaagaaaatcctCAAATGGTAACTGCCATTGATGTATACGTATGGACCTCGTCCTTCCAGCAGAATGTGTTGGCCCCATCTTGAATATCAAAGGAGTTGGTTGGTTGCATTCGATGGTAATAGCCTAATAGCTAGGATGGCAATTATAAGTAATCAAATTGTGAGAATCGATCGAATTAATAGATAATCTTATTGAGTTGTTTGGTCAATAAAATATAATAGTAACGTGATATGTGATATTTTTCATGATTATCCATGTAGAGAGATAATTCATATTAATGTAAATACAATAATACTATTTTGTTGAATAACTATAGAAATTCACCCCATATGGAGTTTACATAACAATAtctttaaaaaaacataaactgTTGGTTTAAGGTTGCCTTCCAGGAAAGACATAGAATTTAATTAGGGTCAAGCAAGAAAATTTGGAGAGAGAAGAACACATTTCTAGAATATATAAGAAATTTCATTAACTAGGAATACATCCTGAATTGTATTGGGGCGTGCTTTATAAGCTAAAATAATGCATTGTAGGATGTATTTCTAATTTCAAACCATAATGCATGCTAACGATGTGCTATTTTCATTATGTCCGATAGAAGTACTCTAATTTCGGTGTTTGTCTTATATTTTCTGCTTTTCTCACTCGATAATATataaatttcttaaaaaaatcttAGGAAGATACTCTTTAACCAGCAATTTTGTATTCTCAACCTATTCCCAAGACATATGTAGGTTATAGCAATTTTTTCCTAAGATAATGCGATATGATATGTTTATGTATACAAAGAAGTGTTGGAGAGCTGGGTGCACTTCTCCTATGACATGATTACATATAGAATATAGTGAAGGGCACAATTAATTAGTGGGTTTTCCCCACAGTGACCTCAGCAGAAAAGGAAATATGTAATAGATGCTGTCTAATTTGTGTGCCACTTTATTAGCACACCATCCTTTTCACTTTTGCGAACCACACCTTTATTTCATCTTTGGAGTCTCTATTCCCTACCAATAATCATCACCACCCAACACTATTTATACACCTCTATATGCCATACCCAACAAGATTTGGAGTAGAAGCTTAAGTAGAATTTCCACAGACCTCTTCAAATATTACAAACAATGGAAATTGGGGAAAAAGGGATGAAGCAGAGCTCATTGTGGTTATATTTCTCCACAAAATTCTTTCATCGCAAGTCAGAAAAAACAGACCCATCAAAAGATTTATCAACTCCAAAAAAGCCTGGAGGATGGAAAGCCATGCCTTTCATCTTAGGTCtcattctctattttattttatatttgtataaatCTTGGGATACTTGCATCAGTTTAATCAGTTTACTATCTATGCAGGAAATGAGACACTTGAAAGGTTTGCCTCTTATGGTATGTTAGCAAACTTCATGGTGTATTTGTTAACGGTGTTTCACATGAATCAAGCACCAGCAGCAACCCTAATCAACATCTGGACTGGTATCACAAATTTCGCGCCTTTGTTTGGTGCTTTCATTTCCGATGCCTTAATCGGAAAATTCAAGACCATTGCTTTTGCATCGTTCGCATCTCTTTTGGTACGTACCTAATTGCACAACAACATCACTATGCTCTTAAGGCTAACCTTGAGAAGAGGGTTCGCGGTTGCTAAGAAGGGAAGAGTTCGCGGTTTTCAACAAAAATGTAGCGAACCCTACCAAATAGTTGATTTTCTAACCACCGCAAACCCTCCTCTCAAACTTAGCTTAAAAGCATGCTCATGTCTAACGATCATTAACTTACAAGAATGAAATCATCAGAGTTAATAATGAAATCATCAATGTTAGGGATTTATAACGTTGACGTTAACGGCATGGTTACCGCAATTGCATCCTCCAGCATGCAACGTACTACAACTACCACATGGTCATCATTGCAAAGGCCCAAAcaatcttcaatttggtgtctTGATCCTCGCACTCGGCTTCATGGCCATCGGAGCAGGAGGAATAAGACCATGTAGCATTCCATTTGGTGTTGATCAATTCGATCCAACGACAGAACGAGGGAAGAAAGGGATTGCCAGCTTTTTTAACTTGTACTACCTCTCATCTACGGTGGTAACCTTAATTACATTAACTCTTGTGGTTTATATCCAGGACAACGTTagctgggtctttggttttggtatACCTACCATTCTCATGGCATGCTCTATCGTTCTATTGTTTGTTGGGACGAGAATATATGTCCATCGACCGCCCGAAGGCAGTCTGTTCTCGGGCATTGCTAGAGTGTTGGTTTCTGCCTATCATAAGCGTCAAGTTTTGCTTCCTATGGACGGAGAGATTGATGCTAATTTCTATGATCCTCCATTGAAGAAAACTACTTTCTTGAAGCTCCGTCTTACCAACCAGTACAGGTATAAATGTTCAGCAGACCTTGCTTGATGTTTTACTGCATCGACTTCAATTCCTAACACCCAACAATAATTATTAACGAGGTCATGTTTCTTTGACGCTCTATTAGGTTCTTGAACAAGGCTGCCTTAATAGAGAACAACGACCTGAAACCAGATGGTTCTTGTGCAAATCCATGGAGACAATGTAGCATCCAACAAGTAGAAGAGCTCAAATGCATATTAAAAATAGTACCAATATGGTCTGCAGGCATTATTAGCTTCATTTCCATGGCACAACAAAACACATTCACCATATCACAGGCTTTGATAATGGATAGACACCTCGGACCCCACTTTGAAGTCCCGACAGGATCAATCATCGTCATATCAATGATCCCAATAGTGGTTTGGCTCCCTTTCTACGATAGAATTGTAGTTCCATTCCTTAGAAAACGCACCAAAATCGAAGGCGGAATCACACTTCTCCAGAGGATAGGAATTGGGATGATATTATCGATTCTGTCAATGGTAGCCGCCGGATGGGTGGAGAGGGCGAGAAGATCTTCTGCCAATTCGCACCCTCGATCGCCAATGTCAGTATTTTGGTTATCTCCACAACTTGTCCTTCTAGGCTTATCTGAGGCATTCAATCTTATTGGACAAATTGAATTGTACAACACAGAGTTCCCTGAGCATATGAGGAGTATTGCTAACTCTCTTTTCTCATGCTCCGCTGCTGGTGCTAATTACCTCAGCAGCTTGATGATCACGATCGTGCATAATACCACCGGAACAACTAGTCACCCCAATTGGTTAACGAATGATCTAAATTCAGGCAGATTAGACCGTTTCTACTTCCTTGTCGCTGGGTTGGGTGCTGTGAATTTCATCTATTACCTAATCTGTGCCCGGAGTTATCGGTACAAAACCATTAAACAAGTGGAAGATGAACCTCAGCATGATGTTGAGCAGAGCACAGCCAAAGCTTGAACTCACATATTGTATGAAGTGATGAAGACGAGTGAATTGTATTGgtgcaaattttcttttgtttttaggaAGCGATCCTCCTCCAGTGCAATTAAATAAATGGAACTTCTTACCTTCGTGTAGCATGGAGTATATGTTACTCCCTAAAGCGTCGACTTTTGGATAACTATGTTTTCTAAATTAATACCATATTCGgcaaaatataaaagaaaatgaatcaTGACAATATTTTTGAAACGAAAAATGACATGGAGCCCAAGCCTATGATAGTCCAACAACCACCCAAATTTATGTAGCATGGTGAATCATCATCCTACAcgacaataataaaaaaacgcACACTATCCTCtctcataaaccctaaaaattaatTCTTATCTTCCGCTAATGAACCCGTTTTTCGATGCCGTTGTACCAAACAACCCCTGATGACAGCAGATTCGCTGGCTATATGTCAGAGGATCCGACCGCATTTCATAAGCTCCCCCTTCCTttgtttttaaacaaatttattttatgTTGGGGCCACTGATAGGAGTTGCCTTTAACAACAGGACAAAAGAGAGGGCCCCACTTGTGCTGGGCAATTAAGGGCgcataagagagagagagggcccacttatgtaattattttattttaagtattattAACTTAACAcattatcttaattaattttacataaaaattaattattaaaatagttacaatatttaaaatttatactTGACATTAATTTTAGCAATAAatcatatttattaaattaaatgtaagattAAACTAATgacaaaaattattataaaatcataaatttaatatttaataaaattaattattttactaATAAACTTAATTAtgcttaaaataaattttaataaaattagattaaatctaatattaaatttaataaattgatcgtaaaatctaatattataataatttaattcaacagcatttccgctagcgtcagctTTTAACTCTCCAAACACATCACAACATATTCCACACCTttagctcagttttttttccacagcttttccattagcattgaaaatcaatccaaccactctaccaaacggacccctTATATTTACCctccccctccctctctcttcccAGCTCTTCACCACTACTGGAACACAAGGTCGAACATCTTACCAATGATCAGAGTCGCTGACCCACCCAACTAAAGTGCTTCTTGGTAAGAGAGAGCTACCATGGCGTTTCGACATGTTCTATTTAGAAATGGAAGATGATGAGAGAGGGAAGGTCAGGACTTCGATTGACAAGGACACCAACACCACGGCCCAAGATGTCGACCCCTGCCTCCTTAGGGCCATCAAATTGGTGGTCTGATACTCTGATTCGGAGCTTCGACTCGCTACCCAAATCTTCTTGGACCTCATGAAATGCGACCACTCTCAAGTCTCTCTGATTTGCTTtgatttgattggaaaatatgAATAGTCGCTATAATTGGATTTTCTTATTCAATTTTAGGCTTCTTTGTTATGAAATTGTGGTTATGATGTAACCAAATGAAGTAGTCTAGGGTTTGCTttgattgaaaataaatatatgcgATTTTCGAAATTTTTGGCAAACTTCGTTTTTCTCAGTTGAAATTTAGAGTTAGTATGTTCTAGTTAATAAATGGAAGTTTCTGAGTTGCATTAGAGCACATGCATCAGTTTTCCTTAACAGATTCTTTAAAATACAGACGAAATGTCACTTTTCCCTATTTTATAGAttctctatccaatcaacactgtatcacattacctatcatattctctattgcattaaaataatatttatttctctttcctttgtttattctattcatataaattacttatatttaaaataataaattaattccatttaaaacaattgattaattatatttaatattaatcaattaatgttatttaaaataataaattaatgttattaaaaattggagaagtttaattatttttttttgtttaatttcatgaTCTAGAAAGAAGAGATGTAGCCGGAGAGAGATGAGGAGAGAAAAaaggtgaggagagagaaaaaaattaaggagtgaggggagagagaggatagcgaaagagaggagtgaggagagagagaggacagagaaagagatgagtgaggAGAGATGGAGGAGAGAAAgcgagaaaaagtgaggagagagaaagatgattgaggagagagaaagagagaggattgaggagagagatgagggaaaaaatgaggagagatagtaaagtaataaaaaatattattttatatttagggAAATGAATAATGATTCTCTAGATATAGGGAATCACTGTTCATGTTCTGTAAAATAGAGAACTTCTAGGCAATCTGATGCAGaactctattttgacaaattctctacagtctttccctattttacagacaaaTCCatatttaggtaatctgatgtgcaTGCTCTTAAGTCGTAGTTGGGAAATCTTTCGATCAAATGAAGAGATACGTTTATGATTGTCATGACTCTAGGCATCCTTGTGTCAAGAATTAGAAATGTTTTTTCAGCTTATTCTATATTTGTTTGCTTTGGTACTtaactttctttgttttttgtggtttaattgtagcttgtttgattTCTTCGCTTAAACTGTTATATAGCTCAACAAGTGTGGTCGCTTCTGCAACTTGATTGTTTTCATGAAATCAAAACTATAACTTACTTGAACATTTTAAATTTAGGTGTACATTAATTTGAAATTGGCCGACGATTTAAGAACATGGGATGAAATGAACCAGGTACATACTACTGCCTATACTGCTATtcctttgtttttgaaaacaattgaaTTACTTCATGAATGGATAGAGCACTCTGGTTCAAAGTTTAAACCtcaattcaattattttaaCCCGCTACAAATAtgttttaatatctcatttcaaTGAAATTGGATCTCATAAAGGTCAATTCCATAGTCTATACTGgtattccattgttttcaaaaacaattgaaTTACTTCATGAATGGATAAAACACTCTGGTTCAGAGTTGAAACTTCAATCACATTGTTTTAACCAATTACAAATGTGTTCTAATATATCATTTCAATCAAATTTGAtatgagaaaaatcaaatttcataCTTTATActattattacattattttcaaaaacaattgaaTTTATTCATGAATGCATAAAACATAATAGTTTAGAGTTCAAACttcaattccattgttttatcccataattcattatttttatgtaataatagtccataatccattgtttttagCTTAGAATCCACTATTTTTAATCCAGAATCCATTATTATTGAAAACACAATacaaaatcctttttttttagtctagatatcattattttttgatagCACAGTCAAgaattcattttaaaaaaaaaaaaaaaaagtttagaattcattgtttttcaaaaacacAGTCCAGAATgcactattttttaaaaacacaatccaaaatccattatttttggttcaaaatttattgttttttaaagcacaattcataatccattatttttagtccaaaattcattgttttgaaattccattactggtcatttttaattacattgtttttgaaaacaatggaattaagaacgaCTAGGTAAAATCTAtcaacaatggatcttgttggaaagagttttatacGATGAttccaaatatataattttttctaaAGCTAACATGTATTTCTAGACTTGGGTTGAGTTGGGCTCCTAAAAGTTGGGCTAACGTGCACTACTGTTTTTGGAATGAAAAATGATATTTATACATAGAAACATGATTGTCGTCATAATAGGTCAGTTATATAGGACAATTTAAGTCACCGTAATAGGTTAGTTATATACGGCGACATATGCCACCATACATTTTTACGTTAGCCCAATACGGTAAACATTTAGCCGTAAAATGTTAGCCCAATATGGTAATATTTTTAGTTTATATGGCGACATGTTAAATATTTTACGACAACCTTTGTCGCCGCAAatgtaattatattttttgcaTTATTGCTCAATATATAatactatatatgtattttcCATTGCTCCTGTAATATTGTCATCagaatttcacaaatcaagcatatAACGAAGAAGTCAAATAAAGCATAATCAACATATAGCTAGTAAAGTTATATCTTTATACAACATGAGAAGTATCTTCCTCACAGTTTAAAAACATAAACCTTACATACATCATGTTcactaaaataccaaaaacattaACCTCACATAATCATGTTCCTACCGTAGAGGTCGAGGTTTGAGAACCTTGTTGAAATTTTTTCATAAATGCCTCCATTGTT
Proteins encoded in this window:
- the LOC119999751 gene encoding protein NRT1/ PTR FAMILY 2.13-like, whose translation is MEIGEKGMKQSSLWLYFSTKFFHRKSEKTDPSKDLSTPKKPGGWKAMPFILGNETLERFASYGMLANFMVYLLTVFHMNQAPAATLINIWTGITNFAPLFGAFISDALIGKFKTIAFASFASLLGFITLTLTAWLPQLHPPACNVLQLPHGHHCKGPNNLQFGVLILALGFMAIGAGGIRPCSIPFGVDQFDPTTERGKKGIASFFNLYYLSSTVVTLITLTLVVYIQDNVSWVFGFGIPTILMACSIVLLFVGTRIYVHRPPEGSLFSGIARVLVSAYHKRQVLLPMDGEIDANFYDPPLKKTTFLKLRLTNQYRFLNKAALIENNDLKPDGSCANPWRQCSIQQVEELKCILKIVPIWSAGIISFISMAQQNTFTISQALIMDRHLGPHFEVPTGSIIVISMIPIVVWLPFYDRIVVPFLRKRTKIEGGITLLQRIGIGMILSILSMVAAGWVERARRSSANSHPRSPMSVFWLSPQLVLLGLSEAFNLIGQIELYNTEFPEHMRSIANSLFSCSAAGANYLSSLMITIVHNTTGTTSHPNWLTNDLNSGRLDRFYFLVAGLGAVNFIYYLICARSYRYKTIKQVEDEPQHDVEQSTAKA